TGGCAGATTAGCCGACGCAAGGGGGCAAAGCTCCGCATTTTTAAAGGAAGCACCCTTATGTCTTGTAGTGCTCGGGAACGAAAAGGCAAACGATACCTGGATAGAGGATGCATCCATAGCTGCTATTATAGTGCAGTTAACTGCCTTGTCCCTTGGATTGGGGTCTTGTTGGATACAGATAAGAAACCGCATGCATTCGCAGGAAGTGAGCGCAGAAGATTACGTCCGCGCCTTATTGAACATTCCGAGAGAATACAGAGTGGTTTGTCTTATCGCGATAGGCTATCCCGCCGAAGAAAAAGCTCCTCATGACTCGAGTGAACTCAGGTGGGACAAGATTCATTTAAATAAATGGTAAAAAATAGGGCGAGGTTTCAAATTGCGACACGACGGACCTCGCCCCATTTTCGTCCCCCTAGCCTATGGTAACTTCCAGAAATCTAAGAAAGTTTTCGCCCATTACTCCTGCAATTTCCTTTTCGTCAATCCCCCTTGCGATGAGTTCGGCAGTCAGCTCAAAGCAGCGACTGTGGCCTTTAATGCAATCATAGCCCTTGCTCTCCGACCCTGACAGCTGATGGATCTCGTCACAGAAATCAAAGCCATAACAAATATTCTCGTAGGATCTGACAAGTTCGTATATATGACATACATGATCCGCCAGATCCTTGGCATTGATGTTTTCGTCGTCATCTTTGACAAATTTGCTATAGGCGTTCATGCCAATGACGCCGCCCCGTTTTGCAATTTCAAGAATTTGTTCATCCCTGAGGTTGCGCATGGATGGGACAAGTTTTCTGCAGTTTGAGTGTGAGGCCAGCAGAGGTTTATTGCTAAATTTTAAGACATCATCTAAACCTTCGTCGTTCAAGTGGCTTATGTCTACGTACATTCCAAGCCTTTCGGCCTCCCGAAGCAGTTGCACTCCGAAGTTCGTCAGCCCTCCTTTTCGGCCCTCTTCTTTTGCCTCAAAGTGACAGCCGTCTGCTGCGTAATTTCTCCTGCTCCAAACGATCCCTAAACCCCTAACCCCCAGTTCGTAAAATATCCTGAGCAGGTTTATATCGTTGCCCAGCGGTTCTGCCCCCTCGAAGGAAAGCAACAAGGCCACTATTCCTGAAGATCTAGCCCGCTTTATTTCATCTGTATTTCGACAAAGCGCAAAAAGCCCAGGGCTTTCTTCCATCTCCTGATGTAACGCGCTTATATAATCCAAGGCTTGCCTCAAAGCCATTTCCGGCAGATATTCGTCGGAAATGAAAAGCGATGAGACCACTAAATCGACACCTCCCTCTTTAAAAGAGGGAATGTAATGATTTTCTATAACCTTTCTTTCGCCTCTCTGGCGCCTTTCCCATACCAGTGGGAGCAAGTCGTAATGGACATCGGCAACGAAGTATTTTTTATGAAGCTCCTTTGCCTCTGCGAGAAAATCGCGATCCATCGTAAATATTCCTCCTTCAGATCATCGTGTACTTATTTTAATTTCAAGTCGAAACATATTTGCTTCAAGCATCGTGATGATTATATAATACAAAAACAGTCCTTTAAATAGCGGTGATCTTGAAGTGGATCTTAAAGCGAAAGAAGATGCTCTTAGCGATGTAACCGCCGTAATTCTTGCAGGCGGCAAAGGCTCAAGGGTAGGTCATAATAAGGCGTTTATCAAATTGGGCCACACCTACCTGCTGGAGTTGGTATTGCAAAACATGAGCAAAATTTTTGACGATATAATTGTCGTGACCTCACGCTGCGATCACGACCGAATTCTATCAATTCATTCATCCATGCCGTCATGCTATCACATTAACGTAATATGTGATTCGGATGCAGGTCAAGGGCCTCTACTGGGGCTTTTAGAGGCGTTGAGGGTCTCGAAAAAGGAGTGGCTTTTTCTGGCAGGATGCGACATGCCTTTCATCAATAGATCACTGGTTAAACATATTTTCGGCCTTAAAAATGGGAATTCGCAAGCAGTGGTGCCGCGATTTAAGGGTTTTTTAGAGCCTTTGCACGCCTTTTATCACCGTTCTTGTTTAAAAGAAGCCGAAATCATATACGGCCATGGCAAAAGAAAGATAAAGGACTTTTATCCTTTCGTAAATTTATCCATCTCGGAAGAAAGCGATATGAATGCAGTAAAAAATTACCATAGGTCCTTTTTTAACATAAACGACCTTTACGACCTGACAAGAGCAGAAAAAATGCTTCTTCCCCATCCTCACGGAGAATTTGAAGAGATCTTCATTAATGAGTCGGATCTTCGTAATTTAAGACTTCCAGAAACGCCTCTGAGCTAGCCCATTGTATTCGGACAAAGCAAGATCGTCCGTAGGAGAGGCTGCATCCCAACAGTAAATGAGAAAATCGAGCTCATCGGCTGCAGAGACTATCAGGGCCTCAGGCGAGCTGGGCAACACGGGAGAGCCGTATTCCTTCTTTCCGTGATGGCTTATTATGATGTGGCCAATTGCCAAAGCTGTCTCTTCGTCCAAGGCGTATTTTTTGGCATGCTCCATAAAGATGGAGTAACCCAAAGGAATGTGATCTATTACGGCTCCCTGCAGTGTAATTTGAGGGATCAAATCTATGGAGTAAGCCTCCAGTTTACCGATGTCGTGGAGCAAGGCACCGGCAGTTAAAAC
The window above is part of the Acetomicrobium thermoterrenum DSM 13490 genome. Proteins encoded here:
- a CDS encoding nitroreductase family protein, with product MIELLKKRRSIRRFKNIPVEREKLEMLKEAALLSPTSKNLHSWEFIFVDDKDMIGRLADARGQSSAFLKEAPLCLVVLGNEKANDTWIEDASIAAIIVQLTALSLGLGSCWIQIRNRMHSQEVSAEDYVRALLNIPREYRVVCLIAIGYPAEEKAPHDSSELRWDKIHLNKW
- a CDS encoding dipeptidase, yielding MDRDFLAEAKELHKKYFVADVHYDLLPLVWERRQRGERKVIENHYIPSFKEGGVDLVVSSLFISDEYLPEMALRQALDYISALHQEMEESPGLFALCRNTDEIKRARSSGIVALLLSFEGAEPLGNDINLLRIFYELGVRGLGIVWSRRNYAADGCHFEAKEEGRKGGLTNFGVQLLREAERLGMYVDISHLNDEGLDDVLKFSNKPLLASHSNCRKLVPSMRNLRDEQILEIAKRGGVIGMNAYSKFVKDDDENINAKDLADHVCHIYELVRSYENICYGFDFCDEIHQLSGSESKGYDCIKGHSRCFELTAELIARGIDEKEIAGVMGENFLRFLEVTIG
- the mobA gene encoding molybdenum cofactor guanylyltransferase, whose translation is MDLKAKEDALSDVTAVILAGGKGSRVGHNKAFIKLGHTYLLELVLQNMSKIFDDIIVVTSRCDHDRILSIHSSMPSCYHINVICDSDAGQGPLLGLLEALRVSKKEWLFLAGCDMPFINRSLVKHIFGLKNGNSQAVVPRFKGFLEPLHAFYHRSCLKEAEIIYGHGKRKIKDFYPFVNLSISEESDMNAVKNYHRSFFNINDLYDLTRAEKMLLPHPHGEFEEIFINESDLRNLRLPETPLS